From Nicotiana tabacum cultivar K326 chromosome 22, ASM71507v2, whole genome shotgun sequence, one genomic window encodes:
- the LOC107763761 gene encoding zinc finger CCCH domain-containing protein 30, whose product MCTGPERPNSSSSTNQSITDSKSSMKGIAKLTVETEDSFSSLLELAANNDLEGFKRSVERDASAIDEVGLWLVRKKGAKQIVNEERTPLMVAATYGSLDVLKLIISNPVVDVNRACGPNKCTALHCATSGGSVNAVDVVKFLLSAGADPNIEDSNGQRPVDVIVVPPKLHGARASLEELLLKNSSDGSVGECKLRVSVTTSNGSSPVLSSSPENGSPFSPSDSLCSPMTSKFSDIPANSAPEKKEYPIDPSLPDIKNSIYSTDEFRMFSFKVRPCSRAYSHDWTECPFVHPGENARRRDPRKYHYSCVPCPEFRKGACRRGDMCEYAHGVFECWLHPAQYRTRLCKDGTSCARRVCFFAHTSEELRPLYVSTGSAVPSPRSAASAATVMDMAAALNLFPGSPSAHSVMSPPAFNQPMSPTANGMSHPSAPWPQPNVPALHLPGSNLQSSRLRSSLSARDIPPEDFNMLHDFDAQQLVLNDMACYSQPHPNSLNRSGRSNTLTPSNLEELFSAEITSSPRYSDQAAASGVFSPSHKSAFFNQFQQQQSMLSPINTNVFSPKNMEHPLLQASFGVSSPGRMSPRSMEPISPMSARLSAFAQREKQQQQLRSLSSRDLGSNNASIVGSPVGNSWSNWGSPTGKVDWSVNGSGVGRMRRSSSFEQLNNGEEPDLSWVQSLVKESPSEMKEKQAAPISGTVPSGESLSKVDSVDHSVLGAWLEQMQLDQLVA is encoded by the coding sequence ATGTGCACTGGCCCAGAAAGACCCAATTCTAGTTCATCTACCAACCAATCCATTACTGATTCTAAATCTAGTATGAAGGGTATTGCTAAACTCACGGTTGAGACTGAAGATTCTTTTTCTAGTTTGCTTGAACTTGCTGCAAATAAtgatcttgaaggttttaaaagATCTGTTGAGCGCGATGCTTCTGCTATTGATGAGGTGGGCCTATGGTTGGTTCGCAAGAAAGGCGCAAAGCAGATTGTTAATGAGGAAAGAACTCCTTTAATGGTAGCAGCCACATATGGAAGCTTAGATGTTTTGAAATTGATTATCTCTAATCCAGTGGTTGATGTTAATCGTGCTTGTGGTCCTAACAAGTGCACAGCTCTTCACTGTGCAACATCTGGTGGTTCTGTCAATGCTGTTGATGTAGTTAAGTTTCTGCTATCAGCTGGTGCCGATCCTAATATTGAGGATTCTAATGGTCAGCGGCCAGTGGATGtgattgttgttcctccaaagctTCATGGTGCTAGAGCTTCTCTTGAAGAACTGCTTCTGAAAAATTCATCTGATGGTTCAGTTGGTGAGTGCAAATTGAGAGTATCTGTCACTACTTCAAATGGATCCTCTCCCGTTCTATCCTCATCACCAGAGAATGGATCTCCATTTTCACCATCCGATTCCTTGTGTTCCCCTATGACATCAAAGTTCAGTGATATCCCTGCTAATTCTGCACCAGAGAAAAAAGAATATCCAATAGATCCGTCTCTCCCTGATATCAAGAACAGTATCTATTCGACAGATGAGTTCCGCATGTTCTCTTTCAAAGTCCGGCCTTGTTCTAGGGCCTATTCTCATGACTGGACAGAGTGCCCATTTGTCCACCCAGGGGAGAACGCTCGCAGAAGAGATCCAAGGAAGTACCATTATAGCTGTGTGCCTTGTCCTGAATTTCGCAAGGGTGCATGCCGGCGGGGTGATATGTGTGAATATGCTCATGGGGTGTTTGAGTGCTGGCTGCACCCTGCTCAGTACCGAACGCGCCTGTGCAAGGATGGTACAAGTTGTGCAAGGCGCGTCTGCTTTTTTGCCCATACTTCTGAGGAGCTTAGGCCCTTGTATGTTTCTACTGGATCTGCAGTTCCATCTCCTCGGTCAGCTGCTTCTGCAGCTACTGTGATGGACATGGCTGCAGCACTGAACCTTTTTCCTGGCTCGCCCTCAGCACACTCTGTGATGTCTCCTCCTGCTTTCAACCAACCCATGTCCCCTACTGCCAATGGAATGTCTCATCCGTCTGCACCATGGCCTCAGCCAAATGTCCCCGCTCTTCATCTACCTGGAAGCAATCTACAGTCCAGCCGCCTGAGGTCTTCCCTTAGTGCACGTGACATTCCGCCTGAGGATTTCAACATGTTGCATGATTTTGATGCACAGCAACTAGTTCTGAATGACATGGCTTGTTATTCACAGCCACATCCTAACTCTTTGAACCGATCTGGTCGGTCCAATACActaactccttcaaatcttgaAGAGCTATTTTCTGCCGAGATTACCTCTTCTCCGCGGTATTCTGATCAGGCAGCGGCTTCTGGTGTTTTCTCCCCATCACATAAGTCGGCTTTCTTTAATCAGTTCCAACAACAGCAGAGCATGCTTTCCCCAATTAACACTAATGTCTTTTCTCCGAAAAACATGGAGCATCCTCTTTTGCAGGCTTCTTTTGGTGTTTCATCACCTGGAAGGATGTCCCCAAGAAGCATGGAGCCCATCTCACCTATGAGCGCTCGCCTTTCAGCATTTGCGCAGCGTGagaagcagcagcaacagctgcGCAGCCTCAGCTCCCGTGATCTTGGTTCCAATAATGCCTCCATTGTTGGATCTCCAGTAGGTAATTCTTGGTCGAATTGGGGCTCTCCCACTGGAAAGGTTGACTGGTCTGTGAATGGAAGTGGAGTTGGACGCATGCGCCGATCATCTTCTTTTGAGCAGCTCAACAATGGAGAGGAGCCTGACCTATCATGGGTGCAATCTCTTGTCAAGGAATCACCATCTGAGATGAAAGAGAAGC